A region from the Acyrthosiphon pisum isolate AL4f chromosome A1, pea_aphid_22Mar2018_4r6ur, whole genome shotgun sequence genome encodes:
- the LOC100575249 gene encoding origin recognition complex subunit 2 isoform X2, which yields MFSFQSKQNKTPSCIKKNITSQDSKNLQYHKKDDRRMVKIPIEGFSDDESEVKSKNPYKKTTRSSVLSKVKNEVSDNDSPKVTDSKFGYETPKKLKKLHSMNSFEHISTKTPRTVRKQIAKGIAHQKFEQLNEFNDSDYSDSDESDSDSSIHTNLKTIQPEVSLRRSTRKKEVPFIYKSDEYFLSKSAKSVKKSKTSDNTLKLLKNPVLDKEQVDELSGNSYTKHDKKLKSMYTDIVSNFPYWMSLLKEGFNLLLYGLGSKRQIINDFRMSVLAEESVLVINGFFPGLTMKEILESITIDLLDLESCPGSSELAIQQIEEKLKLKTSEHIYILINNLDGVELQNYKAQHVISRICSLKKVHLIASMDRVNSALMFDNTKLGDYNFIWMDCTNFLPYTVETNFIQSLMVKNIGTQHSLSGLNNVFKSLPSNAKSILLLLIKNRIENKNDKKYGGVPFSTLYHWCRQRFLASTDLALRSQLTEFVDHELVKWKRDADVLYVPVDVDILAQFYKQNEEDDE from the exons ATGTTTAGTTTTCAgtccaaacaaaataaaactccatcatgtataaaaaaaaacataacttcACAAGATAGCAAAAATCTccaatatcataaaaaagatGATCGAAGAATGGTTAAAATTCCTATtgaag GTTTCTCTGATGATGAAAGTgaagttaaatcaaaaaatccttataaaaaaacaactagATCATCAGTTTTATCCAAAGTTAAAAATGAAGTATCAGACAATG ACTCTCCAAAAGTAACTGATAGCAAATTTGGTTATGAAAcacctaaaaaattaaaaaaattacattctaTGAATAGTTTTGAACACATATCAACAAAAACACCAAGAACTGTTCGGAAACAGATTGCAAAAG GAATAGCGCATCAAAAATTTGAACAACTTAATGAATTTAACGATTCAGATTACAGTGACAGTGATGAAAGTGACAGTGATTCTAGTATTCATACTAATCTTAAAACTATTCAGCCAGAGGTTTCATTAAGAAGATCTACTAGAAAGAAAGAAGTTCCTTtt atATATAAATCAGATGAATATTTTCTATCCAAATCTGCTAAATCTGTGAAAAAGTCTAAGACATCAGACAATACattgaaactattgaaaaaCCCCGTTTTAGACAAAGAACAGGTCGATGAACTATCAGGAAATTCTTATACTAAACATGATAAAAAGTTAAAGTCAATGTACACAGATATTGTGTCAAATTTTCCATATTGGATGTCTTTgctaaa GGAAGGATTTAATTTACTTCTTTACGGACTTGGTTCAAaaagacaaattattaatgattttcgAATGTCTGTATTAGCGGAAGAATCTGTATTGGTGATTAATGGATTTTTTCCAGGACTGACAATGAAAGAA atactTGAATCTATAACAATTGATTTATTAGATCTTGAGAGTTGTCCAGGAAGTTCTGAACTCGCGATCCAGCAAATtgaagaaaaactaaaattaaagacttctgaacatatttatattcttattaacaATTTGGATGGTGTTGAATTGCAAAACTACAAAGCACAGCATGTAATTTCGAGgatttgttcattaaaaaaagtacaCTTAATAGCATCTATGGATAGAGTAAATTCTGCTTTAA tgTTTGATAATACAAAACTTGGggattacaattttatttggatGGACTGTACCAATTTTTTACCATATACGGTTGaaactaattttatacaatCCTTAATGGTAAAAAACATTGGAACACAACATTCATTATCAGGATTGAATAATGTTTTCAAATCACTTCCATCCAATGCTAAAAGTATCTTATTATTACTGATTAAAAAtcgaatagaaaataaaaatgataaaaaatatggag GAGTTCCATTCTCAACCTTATATCATTGGTGCCGTCAACGGTTTCTAGCTAGTACAGATCTAGCTTTGAGAAGTCAGTTAACTGAATTTGTTGATCATGAATTGGTAAAATGGAAACGTGATGCTGATGTGCTCTATGTTCCTGTAGATGTGGATATACTTGCTCAGTTTTATAAGCAAAATGAAGAAGACGATGAATAA
- the LOC100575249 gene encoding origin recognition complex subunit 2 isoform X1 has product MELPSIAAKSDIEVEFINDQVVTHLIIDETLLKNHSTRKNKSVEVTAHNSGVSIKSKTTNQSLDGNSYDEELNENESDVTLKPKALFEDGDVPGERMFSFQSKQNKTPSCIKKNITSQDSKNLQYHKKDDRRMVKIPIEGFSDDESEVKSKNPYKKTTRSSVLSKVKNEVSDNDSPKVTDSKFGYETPKKLKKLHSMNSFEHISTKTPRTVRKQIAKGIAHQKFEQLNEFNDSDYSDSDESDSDSSIHTNLKTIQPEVSLRRSTRKKEVPFIYKSDEYFLSKSAKSVKKSKTSDNTLKLLKNPVLDKEQVDELSGNSYTKHDKKLKSMYTDIVSNFPYWMSLLKEGFNLLLYGLGSKRQIINDFRMSVLAEESVLVINGFFPGLTMKEILESITIDLLDLESCPGSSELAIQQIEEKLKLKTSEHIYILINNLDGVELQNYKAQHVISRICSLKKVHLIASMDRVNSALMFDNTKLGDYNFIWMDCTNFLPYTVETNFIQSLMVKNIGTQHSLSGLNNVFKSLPSNAKSILLLLIKNRIENKNDKKYGGVPFSTLYHWCRQRFLASTDLALRSQLTEFVDHELVKWKRDADVLYVPVDVDILAQFYKQNEEDDE; this is encoded by the exons ATGGAATTACCAAGTATTGCAGCTAAAAGTGATATAGAAGTGGAGTTCATTAATGATCAAGTAGTTACTCATTTAATAATAGACGAGACACTACTAA AAAATCATTCAACCAGAAAGAATAAATCTGTTGAAGTCACTGCACATAATTCTGGAGTTTCAATTAAAA gtaaaacCACAAATCAATCATTAGATGGGAACAGTTATGATGAAGagttaaatgaaaatgaatcaGATGTAACATTGAAACCAAAag ctTTATTTGAAGATGGAGATGTACCCGGCGAACGTATGTTTAGTTTTCAgtccaaacaaaataaaactccatcatgtataaaaaaaaacataacttcACAAGATAGCAAAAATCTccaatatcataaaaaagatGATCGAAGAATGGTTAAAATTCCTATtgaag GTTTCTCTGATGATGAAAGTgaagttaaatcaaaaaatccttataaaaaaacaactagATCATCAGTTTTATCCAAAGTTAAAAATGAAGTATCAGACAATG ACTCTCCAAAAGTAACTGATAGCAAATTTGGTTATGAAAcacctaaaaaattaaaaaaattacattctaTGAATAGTTTTGAACACATATCAACAAAAACACCAAGAACTGTTCGGAAACAGATTGCAAAAG GAATAGCGCATCAAAAATTTGAACAACTTAATGAATTTAACGATTCAGATTACAGTGACAGTGATGAAAGTGACAGTGATTCTAGTATTCATACTAATCTTAAAACTATTCAGCCAGAGGTTTCATTAAGAAGATCTACTAGAAAGAAAGAAGTTCCTTtt atATATAAATCAGATGAATATTTTCTATCCAAATCTGCTAAATCTGTGAAAAAGTCTAAGACATCAGACAATACattgaaactattgaaaaaCCCCGTTTTAGACAAAGAACAGGTCGATGAACTATCAGGAAATTCTTATACTAAACATGATAAAAAGTTAAAGTCAATGTACACAGATATTGTGTCAAATTTTCCATATTGGATGTCTTTgctaaa GGAAGGATTTAATTTACTTCTTTACGGACTTGGTTCAAaaagacaaattattaatgattttcgAATGTCTGTATTAGCGGAAGAATCTGTATTGGTGATTAATGGATTTTTTCCAGGACTGACAATGAAAGAA atactTGAATCTATAACAATTGATTTATTAGATCTTGAGAGTTGTCCAGGAAGTTCTGAACTCGCGATCCAGCAAATtgaagaaaaactaaaattaaagacttctgaacatatttatattcttattaacaATTTGGATGGTGTTGAATTGCAAAACTACAAAGCACAGCATGTAATTTCGAGgatttgttcattaaaaaaagtacaCTTAATAGCATCTATGGATAGAGTAAATTCTGCTTTAA tgTTTGATAATACAAAACTTGGggattacaattttatttggatGGACTGTACCAATTTTTTACCATATACGGTTGaaactaattttatacaatCCTTAATGGTAAAAAACATTGGAACACAACATTCATTATCAGGATTGAATAATGTTTTCAAATCACTTCCATCCAATGCTAAAAGTATCTTATTATTACTGATTAAAAAtcgaatagaaaataaaaatgataaaaaatatggag GAGTTCCATTCTCAACCTTATATCATTGGTGCCGTCAACGGTTTCTAGCTAGTACAGATCTAGCTTTGAGAAGTCAGTTAACTGAATTTGTTGATCATGAATTGGTAAAATGGAAACGTGATGCTGATGTGCTCTATGTTCCTGTAGATGTGGATATACTTGCTCAGTTTTATAAGCAAAATGAAGAAGACGATGAATAA
- the LOC100163299 gene encoding pre-mRNA 3'-end-processing factor FIP1, translating into MVSIKTEVTMADNGDDDQWLYGDSNSNLDPVGALVEDIKPAEPVGILEDEEARLMEFLANPGPGSIDIPPTVKELDDEDPNRPRSPETFLGGPGIQAEILVKRSEHSLETNLVETATEEDINVPEKVAEENNEDRQISSEDSEEDSDDDIVVAAGNFTLSSMENNMVSLSQQNNASPSTAGINLKRNNLLTLTNIPGMSSGNKHQGKFNVEDFESMGTINGVPAHEYSIETTEEKPWLKPGADITDYFNYGFNENTWLAYCERQRKMRCNESLVGMSTLAMHNQQVSISATNNNMIPTLDVKSSSKFQTPNVPPKENTIEVMTAERREYSRKHFSTPDLSVPPPIIPTNFDVPPPMIQNSINSIPPPGFGPPQINVPYEPEYYPHEPDPYYNTFEPTQDMQWNQSWNSNVKSIENIPTLSNGDSYNKARPDLVRDKEYYASRVKKEPEERVYERDRESRNRYRERDRERDRERDRDRDRERSRHRESEGVESPEASYKEEREYKHKSHRHRSRSRSHEKRSRKHKSRSRSGSRHRHKKKKKKSEKNKEDDNSE; encoded by the exons atggtAAGTATAAAGACTGAGGTGACCATGGCTGACAACGGTGATGATGACCAGTGGTTGTATGGGGACTCAAATTCAAATCTTGACCCTGTCGGTGCATTAGTCGAAGATATTAAACCAGCTGAACCAGTTGGTATTTTAGAAGATGAG gAAGCACGTCTTATGGAGTTCTTGGCAAATCCTGGCCCAG gAAGTATAGATATCCCACCTACTGTAAAAGAATTAGATGATGAGGATCCTAATCGACCTCGAAGTCCAGAAACATTTTTAGGAGGGCCTGGAATTCAAGCAGAGATACTGGTTAAACGTTCAGAACATTCACTTGAAACTAACCTGGTAGAGACTGCAACTGAAGAGGACATTAATGTTCCTGAAAAAGTAGCTGAAGAGAATAATGAAGATAGACAAATATCATCTGAAGATAGTGAAGAAGATAGTGATGACGACATTGTTGTGGCTGCTGGAAATTTTACATTGTCTTCAATGGAAAATAACATGGTATCACTTTCACAGCAAAATAATGCAAGCCCATCAACTGctggaataaatttaaaacgaaataacTTATTAACATTAACAAATATTCCTGGAATGTCATCTGGAAATAAA catCAAGGAAAATTTAATGTCGAAGATTTTGAAAGTATGGGCACCATAAATGGTGTTCCTGCTCATGAATATTCTATTGAAACTACTGAAGAAAAACCATGGTTGAAGCCAGGTGCAGATATCacag attattttaattatggatTTAATGAAAACACATGGTTGGCATATTGTGAACGCCAAAGGAAAATGCGTTGTAATGAATCATTAGTTGGAATGTCAACACTGGCTATGCATAATCAACAAGTTTCTATAAGTgctaccaataataatatgattcctACTTTGGATGTTAAATCAagttcaaaatttcaaacaccAAATGTTCCACCTAAGGAAAACACTATtgag gttatgaCAGCCGAAAGAAGAGAATACagtcgtaaacatttttcaactcCTGATTTATCAGTACCTCCTCCAATAATTCCAACAAATTTTGATGTACCTCCACCAATGAttcaaaattctataaattctaTACCACCCCCTGG gTTTGGTCCTCCACAAATAAATGTGCCTTATGAACCAGAATACTATCCTCATGAACCTGATccatactataatacatttgaacCTACTCAAGATATGCAATGGAATCaa AGCTGGAACTCGAACGTAAAAAGTATAGAGAACATTCCAACTCTGTCAAATGGAGATTCATACAACAAAGCAAGAcca GATTTGGTAAGAGATAAAGAATATTATGCATCAAGAGTTAAAAAAGAACCAGAAGAAAGGGTATATGAACGAGATCGTGAGAGTCGCAATCGATACCGTGAAAGAGATCGAGAGAGGGATCGTGAACGTGATAGGGACAGGGACAGGGAACGTAGCAGACATAGAGAAAG TGAGGGTGTTGAAAGTCCAGAAGCAAGTTATAAAGAAGAGAGAGAATATAAACACAA GTCTCACCGTCATCGCTCTCGAAGTCGTAGTCACGAAAAGCGTTCTAGGAAACACAAGTCTCGTAGTAGAAGTGGGTCTAGACATCGTCacaaaaagaagaaaaagaagtCTGAGAAGAACAAGGAAGATGATAACAGTGAATAA
- the LOC100165367 gene encoding synaptic vesicle glycoprotein 2B-like yields MDNHHIDGVGRFSMLAQGALDEVPSDINIGVRKSENDDSPVTFEEAQNESGTGKYQIVLLVVCGLVNMSCAISTTAVSFISPAAEVDFDLNSTTKGILNGAPFLGMVLGAYFWGIFGDLKGRRLVILGSMGMDTFFTILSSLAQHVGLFFILRVGNGFAIIGATCMVYVYLGEFLTPSKRDSYLLFLELYWALGMMVGPGLAMVIIPSNIVLISSEYFKFNAWRIFILLTSIPSLISFILIYQYPETPRYLMFRGYLIKSREVLERIYLVNNKFTTVPYPVEVFTQTHSAIWFDTGFIGGIPFMKNVKRRLTVLKNGHITLFSEYFRNIIVACIIEFCLMASYITILVWVPELFSRYSNYKLQNTDGVNICTASEWHLKYNTVFAEQTVSSNAYLAALVVASSTIPLVLITGIIIKYVDKKLLLFMTCGIPAIFALLVSSTQNDLQAELLCCLFEGFTALTEPIIFCTIVELFPSNVRGVAFSMIVMTGRLGAIFGIIVFGILIDRSCFMTFYGLALLVLIAFIAVAFLPKLKIGGH; encoded by the exons GAACtggaaaatatcaaattgtattattggtaGTATGTGGTTTAGTGAATATGTCTTGTGCTATATCTACGACAGCCGTATCATTTATTTCACCTGCGGCTGAAGTAGATTTCGATTTAAATTCAACTACCAAAGGAATATTAAACGGAGCACCGTTTCTTG gaatgGTATTAGGAGCATACTTCTGGGGTATTTTTGGTGATTTAAAAGGAAGGCGACTTGTTATCTTGGGATCAATGGGAATGGATACATTCTTTACTATACTTTCTTCCTTAGCACAGCATGTTGGATTGTTTTTCATACTCAGAGTAGGAAATGGATTTGC tATTATTGGTGCTACTTGTATGGTTTACGTGTACTTAGGTGAATTTTTAACACCTTCCAAAAGAGACAGTTACCTACTTTTTCTTGAATTATATTGGGCTTTAGGAATGATGGTTGGACCAG GTTTAGCTATGGTGATAATTCCTAGCAACATCGTTTTAATTTCAtctgaatatttcaaatttaatgctTGGAGAATTTTTATACTGTTAACGTCAATACCAAGTTTAATTTCATTCATATTGATTTACCAATACCCAGAAACACCACGGTATTTAATGTTTCGAGGTTATTTAATTAAGTCCAGAGAAGTTCTTGAACGAATTTATTTAGTAAACAACAAATTCACAACTGTACCGTATCCg GTGGAAGTTTTCACTCAAACCCATTCAGCCATTTGGTTTGACACAGGATTTATTGGAGGCATACCGTTCATGAAGAATGTTAAAAGAAGACTAACTGTCCTAAAAAATGGTCACATAACACTATTCTCTGAATATTTCAGAAATATCATCGTGGCTTGTATTATAGAATTTTGTTTAATGGCATC atATATTACTATTCTTGTATGGGTACCCGAATTATTTTCTAGATACTCTAATTACAAGCTACAAAATACAGATGGTGTAAATATATGTACGGCTTCAGAATggcatttaaaatacaatacggTGTTTGCTGAACAAACAGTTTCAAGCAACGCTTATTTAGCTGCTTTAGTTGTGGCATCTTCTACAATACCTTTAGTACTAATTACTGggatcataattaaatatgttgatAAAAAGTTATTACTAT ttaTGACTTGTGGAATCCCAGCTATATTTGCATTACTGGTATCATCAACTCAGAATGATCTACAAGCAGAACTATTGTGTTGCCTTTTCGAAGGATTTACTGCATTAACAGAAcccattatattttgtactattgtTGAACTATTTCCCAGTAATGTGAG AGGAGTGGCATTTTCAATGATTGTGATGACTGGTCGACTAGGTGCTATATTTGGAATAATTGTTTTTGGTATATTGATAGATAGAAGTTGTTTCATGACTTTTTATGGCTTAGCTTTATTAGTATTAA ttgcaTTTATAGCAGTGGCATTTTTACCCAAACTAAAAATTGGTGGTCATTAG
- the LOC100162789 gene encoding guanine nucleotide-binding protein subunit beta-5, with protein sequence MKDCKSYSVAPPLADIALRNIWNLDMALDVNTRTETVELLSREADCLKHKLEEERKKLNDVTLANVAERLEEVTFLNIKPRRLLKGNQAKMLCCDWSPDKRHIVSSSQDGKLLIWDAFTSAKEQTVTMPTTWVMACAYSPSGNLVACGGLDNKVTVFNISNPEEDPSAKKKTVGTHTNFMSCCLFPNSDQQILTGSGDATAALWDVESGQMLQSFHGHTGDIMSIDLSPSEIGNTFISGSCDKMLLLWDMRTGQSVQSFEGHLSDINSVKYHPSGDAVASGSDDSTCRMYDLRADKEVAVYSKESILFGVNSIDFSVSGRILFGGYTDYTINAWDSLKCERVSLLYGHENRVTSIKLSPDGTALASASWDASLRVWA encoded by the exons ATGAAAGACTGTAAGTCGTATTCAGTAGCACCACCACTGGCAGATATTGCATTGAGAAACATTTGGAATTTGGACATGGCATTAGACGTAAATACTCGAACTGAAACAGTTGAATTATTAAGTCGTGAAGCTGACTGCCTAAAACACAAGCTTgaagaagaaagaaaaaaacttaaCGATGTGACAT TGGCAAATGTTGCGGAACGATTAGAGGAAGTTACATTTCTAAATATAAAACCTAGACGTTTGTTAAAAGGAAACCAAGCTAAAATGTTATGTTGTGATTGGTCTCCGGATAAACGGCATATTGTTTCATCTTcacag GATGGTAAATTACTAATTTGGGATGCATTTACATCTGCAAAAGAACAAACTGTTACAATGCCAACTACTTGGGTGATGGCATGTGCCTATTCGCCATCAGGCAACTTGGTTGCATGCGG tgGTTTGGATAACAAAGTAACAGTGTTCAATATATCCAATCCTGAAGAAGATCCATCTGCTAAAAAGAAAACTGTTGGTACACATACAAATTTCATGTCATGTTGCTTATTTCCAAATTCAGATCAACAG attttgacTGGTAGTGGAGATGCTACTGCTGCACTTTGGGATGTTGAGTCAGGTCAAATGTTACAATCTTTCCACGGCCATACAGGTGACATAATGTCCATTGATTTGTCGCCATCAGAAATTGGCAATACTTTTATATCAGGT AGTTGTGACAAAATGTTACTATTGTGGGATATGAGAACTGGTCAAAGTGTTCAATCATTTGAAGGTCATCTTTCTGACATAAATAGTGTTAAATATCATCCAAGTGGAGATGCTGTAGCATCTGGATCGGATGATTCTACA tGTCGAATGTATGACTTAAGAGCAGACAAAGAAGTTGCTGTATATTCAAAAGAAAGTATTTTGTTTGGAGTTAATTCTATAGACTTTTCAGTCAGTG gtAGAATATTATTTGGAGGCTATACAGATTATACAATAAATGCTTGGGATAGCTTAAAATGTGAAAGAGTGAGTTTGTTATATGGACATGAAAATCGAGTTACAAGTATAAAACTTTCACCTGATGGAACAGCATTAGCTTCTGCCAGTTGGGATGCTTCTTTACGT gtatgGGCATAA